In Sideroxyarcus emersonii, one DNA window encodes the following:
- a CDS encoding DUF433 domain-containing protein: MRQLDRITTDPAMMGGKPCIRGQRVTVGMLIGLVASGKTTPQILALYPYLEAEDITQALRYAAWRAEEIELPLAAA; encoded by the coding sequence ATGAGACAACTTGATCGTATTACAACCGATCCCGCCATGATGGGTGGCAAGCCGTGCATCCGCGGGCAGCGTGTAACCGTCGGCATGCTCATCGGATTGGTCGCCAGCGGCAAGACCACGCCGCAGATTCTGGCCTTGTATCCCTACCTTGAAGCAGAAGACATCACCCAGGCATTGCGCTATGCCGCATGGCGTGCAGAAGAAATCGAGC